The Osmerus eperlanus chromosome 12, fOsmEpe2.1, whole genome shotgun sequence genome has a segment encoding these proteins:
- the star2 gene encoding steroidogenic acute regulatory protein, mitochondrial isoform X1 — MLPAVVKLCCGISYPHLRSMAGLQRTAMAAIGQEIAHLQRGGRVQLPEWMGHIGWRNESRREEVRLVNTGDLLYIHQGQEALSKALEIAEDKDGWKIEITEENGDVICSKVLPGAKKVFRLEAVLNATPEELHTILFVKVEEMHQWNPSIQHIKILKQVNAETMVTHEVSAATASNLIGQRDFLSVRHCYKHNSRIYLGGVATDIESHPPQKNFVRAQDGPTCIIIEALRDDTRKSRFIWLLNMDVKGWLPKSIVNQALPRAQVDFTRHLRRRLTEGPVHG, encoded by the exons ATGCTGCCTGCTGTTGTCAAGCTCTGCTGTGGAATCTCCTATCCCCACCTCAGGAGCATGGCAG gacTGCAACGCACAGCTATGGCAGCAATCGGCCAGGAGATCGCTCACCTGCAGCGAGGTGGGCGAGTCCAGCTTCCAGAGTGGATGGGTCATATTGGTTGGCGCAACG AGTCCAGGAGAGAAGAGGTTAGATTAGTCAACACAGGTGACCTGTTATATATACACCAAGGACAAGAGGCATTGAGTAAAGCCCTGGAAATCGCAGAGGACAAGGATGGATGGAAGATTGAAATAACAGAG GAGAACGGGGATGTGATATGTAGTAAAGTTCTGCCAGGAGCCAAAAAGGTCTTCAgactggaggctgtgttgaATGCCACACCAGAGGAACTTCATACCATCTTGTTTGTGAAGGTAGAAGAGATGCACCAATGGAACCCTAGCATTCAGCACATTAAA ATCCTTAAGCAAGTCAATGCAGAAACCATGGTTACACATGAGGTGTCAGCAGCGACAGCGAGCAATTTAATAGGTCAGCGGGACTTCCTGAGTGTGAGGCACTGCTACAAACATAATTCACGTATATACTTGGGGGGCGTGGCAACTGACATAGAATCCCACCCACCTCAGAAAAACTTTGTGAG GGCGCAAGACGGACCGACATGCATTATCATTGAGGCACTGCGAGATGACACCAGGAAGAGTCGCTTCATATGGCTTCTCAACATGGATGTCAAG GGCTGGCTGCCAAAGTCTATAGTCAATCAGGCCCTGCCTCGGGCACAGGTGGATTTCACCAGACACCTGCGAAGACGTCTGACAGAGGGACCTGTGCACggctga
- the star2 gene encoding steroidogenic acute regulatory protein, mitochondrial isoform X2: MLPAVVKLCCGISYPHLRSMAGLQRTAMAAIGQEIAHLQRGGRVQLPEWMGHIGWRNESRREEVRLVNTGDLLYIHQGQEALSKALEIAEDKDGWKIEITEENGDVICSKVLPGAKKVFRLEAVLNATPEELHTILFVKILKQVNAETMVTHEVSAATASNLIGQRDFLSVRHCYKHNSRIYLGGVATDIESHPPQKNFVRAQDGPTCIIIEALRDDTRKSRFIWLLNMDVKGWLPKSIVNQALPRAQVDFTRHLRRRLTEGPVHG, translated from the exons ATGCTGCCTGCTGTTGTCAAGCTCTGCTGTGGAATCTCCTATCCCCACCTCAGGAGCATGGCAG gacTGCAACGCACAGCTATGGCAGCAATCGGCCAGGAGATCGCTCACCTGCAGCGAGGTGGGCGAGTCCAGCTTCCAGAGTGGATGGGTCATATTGGTTGGCGCAACG AGTCCAGGAGAGAAGAGGTTAGATTAGTCAACACAGGTGACCTGTTATATATACACCAAGGACAAGAGGCATTGAGTAAAGCCCTGGAAATCGCAGAGGACAAGGATGGATGGAAGATTGAAATAACAGAG GAGAACGGGGATGTGATATGTAGTAAAGTTCTGCCAGGAGCCAAAAAGGTCTTCAgactggaggctgtgttgaATGCCACACCAGAGGAACTTCATACCATCTTGTTTGTGAAG ATCCTTAAGCAAGTCAATGCAGAAACCATGGTTACACATGAGGTGTCAGCAGCGACAGCGAGCAATTTAATAGGTCAGCGGGACTTCCTGAGTGTGAGGCACTGCTACAAACATAATTCACGTATATACTTGGGGGGCGTGGCAACTGACATAGAATCCCACCCACCTCAGAAAAACTTTGTGAG GGCGCAAGACGGACCGACATGCATTATCATTGAGGCACTGCGAGATGACACCAGGAAGAGTCGCTTCATATGGCTTCTCAACATGGATGTCAAG GGCTGGCTGCCAAAGTCTATAGTCAATCAGGCCCTGCCTCGGGCACAGGTGGATTTCACCAGACACCTGCGAAGACGTCTGACAGAGGGACCTGTGCACggctga